A stretch of the Meles meles chromosome 19, mMelMel3.1 paternal haplotype, whole genome shotgun sequence genome encodes the following:
- the LOC123930634 gene encoding olfactory receptor 1038-like: MPNLTAISVFLLRGFSTVPELQLLGAASFLLIYLAAILGNVAIVAAVTHDVHLHTPMYFFLKHLSLVDICSVSTTLPRALVATMLGSADISLHACASQLFAFVCLGSTECFLITSMAFDRCLAIYRPLMYRAAMSPETCISLVSVAWGSGLVFSAFHTANTFSLPFCGPNVIDHFFCDIPALMRLACANADDHEAAGFAVSGCVIMSCFGLTVLSYVRILATVCRIRCTASRWKALSTCSSHLATVLLFYGTGSLAYMQPRTSYSPKQGLVAAVFYSVLTPTLNPLIYSLRNKDMKGALQKLYPRGPC, translated from the coding sequence ATGCCCAATCTAACAGCCatctctgtcttcctcctccGGGGCTTCTCCACCGTCCCGGAGTTACAGCTGCTCGGTGCCGCCTCCTTCCTTCTCATTTACCTGGCTGCCATTCTGGGGAACGTGGCTATTGTGGCCGCCGTGACACATGACGTGCACCTGCACacgcccatgtacttcttcctcaaaCACCTCTCCTTGGTAGATATCTGCTCTGTGTCCACCACCCTCCCCCGGGCCCTGGTGGCCACCATGCTGGGCTCCGCGGACATCTCCCTCCATGCCTGTGCATCCCAGCTCTTTGCCTTTGTCTGCCTTGGGTCCACGGAGTGTTTTCTCATCACCTCCATGGCTTTCGATCGTTGTCTGGCCATCTACAGGCCCCTGATGTACAGAGCCGCCATGAGCCCTGAGACCTGCATCTCCCTGGTGTCGGTGGCCTGGGGCAGTGGGCTCGTTTTCTCGGCCTTCCACACAGCCAACACCTTCTCCCTGCCCTTTTGTGGCCCCAACGTGATCGACCACTTCTTCTGCGACATCCCCGCACTCATGCGGCTAGCCTGTGCCAATGCAGATGACCACGAGGCTGCAGGATTTGCAGTCAGCGGCTGCGTCATCATGAGCTGCTTTGGCCTCACTGTCTTGTCCTACGTCCGCATCTTGGCCACCGTGTGTCGGATCCGCTGCACCGCCAGCCGCTGGAAGGCCCTGTCCACGTGCTCCTCCCACCTGGCCACTGTGCTCCTGTTTTACGGCACCGGCAGCTTGGCCTACATGCAGCCCCGCACCAGCTACTCCCCGAAGCAAGGCCTTGTGGCAGCTGTCTTCTATTCTGTCCTCACGCCCACCCTGAATCCACTTATCTACAGCCTGAGGAACAAGGACATGAAGGGAGCCCTGCAGAAGCTTTATCCTCGGGGGCCATGTTAG